From the genome of Ptychodera flava strain L36383 chromosome 22, AS_Pfla_20210202, whole genome shotgun sequence, one region includes:
- the LOC139122960 gene encoding paired box protein Pax-5-like isoform X8: MMMARYRGHGGVNQLGGVFVNGRPLPDVVRQRIVDLAHSGVRPCDISRQLRVSHGCVSKILGRYYETGSIRPGVIGGSKPKVATPKVVDKIADYKRQNPTMFAWEIRDRLLAEGVCDNDNVPSVSSINRIVRNKMAEKAKEQEQQFKGVNSTSTSISPSSTSPPITVTTDTDRCSYSINGILGIPPGTKPTEKRKRESQAEHHDNTSNGTLSPPEEHDRKRSRPTYTSEQIEALEKAFDRNHYSDSGYGRDDVITKTEPGVNEYSSLAPLTPVSMLQESKSPLVHAHSGHGHGHGHGAMVNSPQHSHNVAPSYQTGPCLTGNNSPQPTQTGGGTPGSTTLTVLQPVVSNNVSGYMSERSSLSQLAPNNPGFGQYSGQTRDMSAIHGYPPVAPTAPQSGYPASTMSGLVPPLVLPPGSGTYSGREATDYSSQFSSVPYTHAQYSSMSSMSSHYSDAWSRYGSPGLLKLAHDQVNRM, from the exons GTCATGGCGGGGTAAACCAGCTCGGCGGAGTGTTCGTCAACGGTCGCCCGTTACCTGATGTGGTGCGCCAACGCATCGTTGACTTGGCTCACAGCGGAGTTAGACCGTGCGACATCTCCAGACAGCTCAGAGTTTCACACGGATGTGTCAGCAAGATACTAGGAAG GTATTATGAGACCGGTTCCATCAGACCAGGTGTCATTGGCGGAAGCAAACCCAAAGTCGCAACTCCGAAAGTTGTCGACAAGATAGCCGACTACAAACGCCAGAACCCGACAATGTTTGCTTGGGAGATCCGCGATCGCTTATTAGCAGAAGGTGTTTGCGACAATGATAACGTGCCCAGTGTTAGTTCCATAAATAG GATTGTCCGAAACAAGATGGCGGAGAAGGCCAAAGAGCAGGAACAGCAATTTAAGGGCGTCAACTCGACATCGACATCTATTTCCCCTTCCTCAACCAGCCCACCAATCACAGTTACAACAGACACTGACAGGTGCTCCTACTCTATCAATGGTATATTGGGAATACCGCCCGGTACTAAACCAACCgaaaagagaaagagagaaagtCAGGCCG AACACCACGACAACACCTCCAACGGTACTCTCAGCCCACCGGAAGAACACGATCGAAAACGAAGCCGGCCGACGTACACGTCCGAACAGATTGAGGCTCTGGAAAAGGCGTTCGACAGAAATCACTACTCAGATTCGGGCTATGGAAGAGACGATGTCATCACGAAGACAGAG CCCGGTGTAAATGAATATTCCAGTCTGGCGCCTCTCACACCGGTTTCTATGCTACAGGAATCCAAATCTCCGTTGGTGCATGCGCACAGTGGACATGGCCACGGACATGGCCACGGCGCCATGGTTAATTCACCACAACACAGCCATAATGTAGCCCCTTCATATCAAACAG GTCCATGTCTCACAGGCAATAACTCACCACAGCCGACCCAAACAGGCGGCGGTACACCTGGTTCAACAACGCTCACAGTTCTTCAACCGGTCGTGTCAAACAACGTGTCAGGTTACATGAGTGAAAGGTCGTCGTTGTCACAGCTAGCACCGAACAATCCTGGCTTTGGACAGTACTCAG GACAAACACGAGATATGAGTGCAATTCACGGTTACCCACCTGTCGCACCAACAGCGCCACAGAGCGGCTATCCAGCCAGCACAATGTCCGGATTAGTCCCACCGTTAGTCTTGCCGCCGGGATCGGGAACGTACTCTGGCAGAGAAG CAACCGACTATTCATCACAGTTTTCATCAGTCCCATATACGCATGCGCAGTACTCTTCAATGTCCAGCATGTCAAGTCACTACAGTGATGCATGGTCGCGATATGGATCACCTGGGCTACTGA AACTTGCTCATGATCAGGTGAACAGAATGTGA
- the LOC139122960 gene encoding paired box protein Pax-5-like isoform X9: MPHSGRSGHGGVNQLGGVFVNGRPLPDVVRQRIVDLAHSGVRPCDISRQLRVSHGCVSKILGRYYETGSIRPGVIGGSKPKVATPKVVDKIADYKRQNPTMFAWEIRDRLLAEGVCDNDNVPSVSSINRIVRNKMAEKAKEQEQQFKGVNSTSTSISPSSTSPPITVTTDTDRCSYSINGILGIPPGTKPTEKRKRESQAEHHDNTSNGTLSPPEEHDRKRSRPTYTSEQIEALEKAFDRNHYSDSGYGRDDVITKTEVGPGVNEYSSLAPLTPVSMLQESKSPLVHAHSGHGHGHGHGAMVNSPQHSHNVAPSYQTGPCLTGNNSPQPTQTGGGTPGSTTLTVLQPVVSNNVSGYMSERSSLSQLAPNNPGFGQYSGQTRDMSAIHGYPPVAPTAPQSGYPASTMSGLVPPLVLPPGSGTYSGREATDYSSQFSSVPYTHAQYSSMSSMSSHYSDAWSRYGSPGLLNRTCS; this comes from the exons GTCATGGCGGGGTAAACCAGCTCGGCGGAGTGTTCGTCAACGGTCGCCCGTTACCTGATGTGGTGCGCCAACGCATCGTTGACTTGGCTCACAGCGGAGTTAGACCGTGCGACATCTCCAGACAGCTCAGAGTTTCACACGGATGTGTCAGCAAGATACTAGGAAG GTATTATGAGACCGGTTCCATCAGACCAGGTGTCATTGGCGGAAGCAAACCCAAAGTCGCAACTCCGAAAGTTGTCGACAAGATAGCCGACTACAAACGCCAGAACCCGACAATGTTTGCTTGGGAGATCCGCGATCGCTTATTAGCAGAAGGTGTTTGCGACAATGATAACGTGCCCAGTGTTAGTTCCATAAATAG GATTGTCCGAAACAAGATGGCGGAGAAGGCCAAAGAGCAGGAACAGCAATTTAAGGGCGTCAACTCGACATCGACATCTATTTCCCCTTCCTCAACCAGCCCACCAATCACAGTTACAACAGACACTGACAGGTGCTCCTACTCTATCAATGGTATATTGGGAATACCGCCCGGTACTAAACCAACCgaaaagagaaagagagaaagtCAGGCCG AACACCACGACAACACCTCCAACGGTACTCTCAGCCCACCGGAAGAACACGATCGAAAACGAAGCCGGCCGACGTACACGTCCGAACAGATTGAGGCTCTGGAAAAGGCGTTCGACAGAAATCACTACTCAGATTCGGGCTATGGAAGAGACGATGTCATCACGAAGACAGAGGTGGGG CCCGGTGTAAATGAATATTCCAGTCTGGCGCCTCTCACACCGGTTTCTATGCTACAGGAATCCAAATCTCCGTTGGTGCATGCGCACAGTGGACATGGCCACGGACATGGCCACGGCGCCATGGTTAATTCACCACAACACAGCCATAATGTAGCCCCTTCATATCAAACAG GTCCATGTCTCACAGGCAATAACTCACCACAGCCGACCCAAACAGGCGGCGGTACACCTGGTTCAACAACGCTCACAGTTCTTCAACCGGTCGTGTCAAACAACGTGTCAGGTTACATGAGTGAAAGGTCGTCGTTGTCACAGCTAGCACCGAACAATCCTGGCTTTGGACAGTACTCAG GACAAACACGAGATATGAGTGCAATTCACGGTTACCCACCTGTCGCACCAACAGCGCCACAGAGCGGCTATCCAGCCAGCACAATGTCCGGATTAGTCCCACCGTTAGTCTTGCCGCCGGGATCGGGAACGTACTCTGGCAGAGAAG CAACCGACTATTCATCACAGTTTTCATCAGTCCCATATACGCATGCGCAGTACTCTTCAATGTCCAGCATGTCAAGTCACTACAGTGATGCATGGTCGCGATATGGATCACCTGGGCTACTGA aTAGAACTTGCTCATGA
- the LOC139122960 gene encoding paired box protein Pax-5-like isoform X12, whose amino-acid sequence MMMARYRGHGGVNQLGGVFVNGRPLPDVVRQRIVDLAHSGVRPCDISRQLRVSHGCVSKILGRYYETGSIRPGVIGGSKPKVATPKVVDKIADYKRQNPTMFAWEIRDRLLAEGVCDNDNVPSVSSINRIVRNKMAEKAKEQEQQFKGVNSTSTSISPSSTSPPITVTTDTDRCSYSINGILGIPPGTKPTEKRKRESQAEHHDNTSNGTLSPPEEHDRKRSRPTYTSEQIEALEKAFDRNHYSDSGYGRDDVITKTEPGVNEYSSLAPLTPVSMLQESKSPLVHAHSGHGHGHGHGAMVNSPQHSHNVAPSYQTGPCLTGNNSPQPTQTGGGTPGSTTLTVLQPVVSNNVSGYMSERSSLSQLAPNNPGFGQYSGQTRDMSAIHGYPPVAPTAPQSGYPASTMSGLVPPLVLPPGSGTYSGREATDYSSQFSSVPYTHAQYSSMSSMSSHYSDAWSRYGSPGLLNRTCS is encoded by the exons GTCATGGCGGGGTAAACCAGCTCGGCGGAGTGTTCGTCAACGGTCGCCCGTTACCTGATGTGGTGCGCCAACGCATCGTTGACTTGGCTCACAGCGGAGTTAGACCGTGCGACATCTCCAGACAGCTCAGAGTTTCACACGGATGTGTCAGCAAGATACTAGGAAG GTATTATGAGACCGGTTCCATCAGACCAGGTGTCATTGGCGGAAGCAAACCCAAAGTCGCAACTCCGAAAGTTGTCGACAAGATAGCCGACTACAAACGCCAGAACCCGACAATGTTTGCTTGGGAGATCCGCGATCGCTTATTAGCAGAAGGTGTTTGCGACAATGATAACGTGCCCAGTGTTAGTTCCATAAATAG GATTGTCCGAAACAAGATGGCGGAGAAGGCCAAAGAGCAGGAACAGCAATTTAAGGGCGTCAACTCGACATCGACATCTATTTCCCCTTCCTCAACCAGCCCACCAATCACAGTTACAACAGACACTGACAGGTGCTCCTACTCTATCAATGGTATATTGGGAATACCGCCCGGTACTAAACCAACCgaaaagagaaagagagaaagtCAGGCCG AACACCACGACAACACCTCCAACGGTACTCTCAGCCCACCGGAAGAACACGATCGAAAACGAAGCCGGCCGACGTACACGTCCGAACAGATTGAGGCTCTGGAAAAGGCGTTCGACAGAAATCACTACTCAGATTCGGGCTATGGAAGAGACGATGTCATCACGAAGACAGAG CCCGGTGTAAATGAATATTCCAGTCTGGCGCCTCTCACACCGGTTTCTATGCTACAGGAATCCAAATCTCCGTTGGTGCATGCGCACAGTGGACATGGCCACGGACATGGCCACGGCGCCATGGTTAATTCACCACAACACAGCCATAATGTAGCCCCTTCATATCAAACAG GTCCATGTCTCACAGGCAATAACTCACCACAGCCGACCCAAACAGGCGGCGGTACACCTGGTTCAACAACGCTCACAGTTCTTCAACCGGTCGTGTCAAACAACGTGTCAGGTTACATGAGTGAAAGGTCGTCGTTGTCACAGCTAGCACCGAACAATCCTGGCTTTGGACAGTACTCAG GACAAACACGAGATATGAGTGCAATTCACGGTTACCCACCTGTCGCACCAACAGCGCCACAGAGCGGCTATCCAGCCAGCACAATGTCCGGATTAGTCCCACCGTTAGTCTTGCCGCCGGGATCGGGAACGTACTCTGGCAGAGAAG CAACCGACTATTCATCACAGTTTTCATCAGTCCCATATACGCATGCGCAGTACTCTTCAATGTCCAGCATGTCAAGTCACTACAGTGATGCATGGTCGCGATATGGATCACCTGGGCTACTGA aTAGAACTTGCTCATGA
- the LOC139122960 gene encoding paired box protein Pax-5-like isoform X11, which yields MMMARYRGHGGVNQLGGVFVNGRPLPDVVRQRIVDLAHSGVRPCDISRQLRVSHGCVSKILGRYYETGSIRPGVIGGSKPKVATPKVVDKIADYKRQNPTMFAWEIRDRLLAEGVCDNDNVPSVSSINRIVRNKMAEKAKEQEQQFKGVNSTSTSISPSSTSPPITVTTDTDRCSYSINGILGIPPGTKPTEKRKRESQAEHHDNTSNGTLSPPEEHDRKRSRPTYTSEQIEALEKAFDRNHYSDSGYGRDDVITKTEVGPGVNEYSSLAPLTPVSMLQESKSPLVHAHSGHGHGHGHGAMVNSPQHSHNVAPSYQTGPCLTGNNSPQPTQTGGGTPGSTTLTVLQPVVSNNVSGYMSERSSLSQLAPNNPGFGQYSGQTRDMSAIHGYPPVAPTAPQSGYPASTMSGLVPPLVLPPGSGTYSGREATDYSSQFSSVPYTHAQYSSMSSMSSHYSDAWSRYGSPGLLNRTCS from the exons GTCATGGCGGGGTAAACCAGCTCGGCGGAGTGTTCGTCAACGGTCGCCCGTTACCTGATGTGGTGCGCCAACGCATCGTTGACTTGGCTCACAGCGGAGTTAGACCGTGCGACATCTCCAGACAGCTCAGAGTTTCACACGGATGTGTCAGCAAGATACTAGGAAG GTATTATGAGACCGGTTCCATCAGACCAGGTGTCATTGGCGGAAGCAAACCCAAAGTCGCAACTCCGAAAGTTGTCGACAAGATAGCCGACTACAAACGCCAGAACCCGACAATGTTTGCTTGGGAGATCCGCGATCGCTTATTAGCAGAAGGTGTTTGCGACAATGATAACGTGCCCAGTGTTAGTTCCATAAATAG GATTGTCCGAAACAAGATGGCGGAGAAGGCCAAAGAGCAGGAACAGCAATTTAAGGGCGTCAACTCGACATCGACATCTATTTCCCCTTCCTCAACCAGCCCACCAATCACAGTTACAACAGACACTGACAGGTGCTCCTACTCTATCAATGGTATATTGGGAATACCGCCCGGTACTAAACCAACCgaaaagagaaagagagaaagtCAGGCCG AACACCACGACAACACCTCCAACGGTACTCTCAGCCCACCGGAAGAACACGATCGAAAACGAAGCCGGCCGACGTACACGTCCGAACAGATTGAGGCTCTGGAAAAGGCGTTCGACAGAAATCACTACTCAGATTCGGGCTATGGAAGAGACGATGTCATCACGAAGACAGAGGTGGGG CCCGGTGTAAATGAATATTCCAGTCTGGCGCCTCTCACACCGGTTTCTATGCTACAGGAATCCAAATCTCCGTTGGTGCATGCGCACAGTGGACATGGCCACGGACATGGCCACGGCGCCATGGTTAATTCACCACAACACAGCCATAATGTAGCCCCTTCATATCAAACAG GTCCATGTCTCACAGGCAATAACTCACCACAGCCGACCCAAACAGGCGGCGGTACACCTGGTTCAACAACGCTCACAGTTCTTCAACCGGTCGTGTCAAACAACGTGTCAGGTTACATGAGTGAAAGGTCGTCGTTGTCACAGCTAGCACCGAACAATCCTGGCTTTGGACAGTACTCAG GACAAACACGAGATATGAGTGCAATTCACGGTTACCCACCTGTCGCACCAACAGCGCCACAGAGCGGCTATCCAGCCAGCACAATGTCCGGATTAGTCCCACCGTTAGTCTTGCCGCCGGGATCGGGAACGTACTCTGGCAGAGAAG CAACCGACTATTCATCACAGTTTTCATCAGTCCCATATACGCATGCGCAGTACTCTTCAATGTCCAGCATGTCAAGTCACTACAGTGATGCATGGTCGCGATATGGATCACCTGGGCTACTGA aTAGAACTTGCTCATGA
- the LOC139122960 gene encoding paired box protein Pax-5-like isoform X6 — protein sequence MMMARYRGHGGVNQLGGVFVNGRPLPDVVRQRIVDLAHSGVRPCDISRQLRVSHGCVSKILGRYYETGSIRPGVIGGSKPKVATPKVVDKIADYKRQNPTMFAWEIRDRLLAEGVCDNDNVPSVSSINRIVRNKMAEKAKEQEQQFKGVNSTSTSISPSSTSPPITVTTDTDRCSYSINGILGIPPGTKPTEKRKRESQAEHHDNTSNGTLSPPEEHDRKRSRPTYTSEQIEALEKAFDRNHYSDSGYGRDDVITKTEVGPGVNEYSSLAPLTPVSMLQESKSPLVHAHSGHGHGHGHGAMVNSPQHSHNVAPSYQTGPCLTGNNSPQPTQTGGGTPGSTTLTVLQPVVSNNVSGYMSERSSLSQLAPNNPGFGQYSGQTRDMSAIHGYPPVAPTAPQSGYPASTMSGLVPPLVLPPGSGTYSGREATDYSSQFSSVPYTHAQYSSMSSMSSHYSDAWSRYGSPGLLKLAHDQVNRM from the exons GTCATGGCGGGGTAAACCAGCTCGGCGGAGTGTTCGTCAACGGTCGCCCGTTACCTGATGTGGTGCGCCAACGCATCGTTGACTTGGCTCACAGCGGAGTTAGACCGTGCGACATCTCCAGACAGCTCAGAGTTTCACACGGATGTGTCAGCAAGATACTAGGAAG GTATTATGAGACCGGTTCCATCAGACCAGGTGTCATTGGCGGAAGCAAACCCAAAGTCGCAACTCCGAAAGTTGTCGACAAGATAGCCGACTACAAACGCCAGAACCCGACAATGTTTGCTTGGGAGATCCGCGATCGCTTATTAGCAGAAGGTGTTTGCGACAATGATAACGTGCCCAGTGTTAGTTCCATAAATAG GATTGTCCGAAACAAGATGGCGGAGAAGGCCAAAGAGCAGGAACAGCAATTTAAGGGCGTCAACTCGACATCGACATCTATTTCCCCTTCCTCAACCAGCCCACCAATCACAGTTACAACAGACACTGACAGGTGCTCCTACTCTATCAATGGTATATTGGGAATACCGCCCGGTACTAAACCAACCgaaaagagaaagagagaaagtCAGGCCG AACACCACGACAACACCTCCAACGGTACTCTCAGCCCACCGGAAGAACACGATCGAAAACGAAGCCGGCCGACGTACACGTCCGAACAGATTGAGGCTCTGGAAAAGGCGTTCGACAGAAATCACTACTCAGATTCGGGCTATGGAAGAGACGATGTCATCACGAAGACAGAGGTGGGG CCCGGTGTAAATGAATATTCCAGTCTGGCGCCTCTCACACCGGTTTCTATGCTACAGGAATCCAAATCTCCGTTGGTGCATGCGCACAGTGGACATGGCCACGGACATGGCCACGGCGCCATGGTTAATTCACCACAACACAGCCATAATGTAGCCCCTTCATATCAAACAG GTCCATGTCTCACAGGCAATAACTCACCACAGCCGACCCAAACAGGCGGCGGTACACCTGGTTCAACAACGCTCACAGTTCTTCAACCGGTCGTGTCAAACAACGTGTCAGGTTACATGAGTGAAAGGTCGTCGTTGTCACAGCTAGCACCGAACAATCCTGGCTTTGGACAGTACTCAG GACAAACACGAGATATGAGTGCAATTCACGGTTACCCACCTGTCGCACCAACAGCGCCACAGAGCGGCTATCCAGCCAGCACAATGTCCGGATTAGTCCCACCGTTAGTCTTGCCGCCGGGATCGGGAACGTACTCTGGCAGAGAAG CAACCGACTATTCATCACAGTTTTCATCAGTCCCATATACGCATGCGCAGTACTCTTCAATGTCCAGCATGTCAAGTCACTACAGTGATGCATGGTCGCGATATGGATCACCTGGGCTACTGA AACTTGCTCATGATCAGGTGAACAGAATGTGA